From Streptomyces asiaticus, one genomic window encodes:
- a CDS encoding enhanced serine sensitivity protein SseB C-terminal domain-containing protein, whose product MSAGADWGAAAGQVERALQQVAPGRYDAYEALLHAIGEGQVWMLLWHGAPGSPDAQYGNMDVDGLGYAPCVTSAQELAASGWNRAHEVADGRLIADSLYRDRYGLWLNPHARGGGVGIPWPDLRRIAGGLDRLPAGPLRLTEPAIDIPQFYALLGQNAHRTAAVRSLRRAWVQPSLGAPYLAIGLDLYDTGAAAVQSVRVMMEQSITAVPDGLPVSTVALSDEYDPVAMWMRANARPFFDRDAYGAAPAAPPSYGYGYPPPRPAY is encoded by the coding sequence GTGAGCGCGGGCGCGGATTGGGGGGCGGCGGCCGGCCAGGTTGAGCGAGCGTTGCAACAGGTCGCTCCCGGCCGGTACGACGCCTACGAGGCGCTGCTGCACGCCATCGGTGAGGGCCAGGTCTGGATGCTGCTGTGGCACGGTGCGCCCGGCTCGCCCGACGCCCAGTACGGGAACATGGACGTGGACGGCCTCGGTTACGCCCCGTGTGTGACCTCGGCGCAGGAACTGGCCGCCAGTGGCTGGAACCGCGCGCACGAGGTGGCCGACGGACGCCTCATCGCCGACTCGCTCTACCGCGACCGCTACGGCCTCTGGCTCAACCCCCACGCCCGCGGCGGTGGAGTGGGCATCCCCTGGCCGGACTTGCGCCGGATCGCGGGCGGTCTGGACCGGCTGCCCGCCGGGCCGCTGCGGCTGACCGAACCCGCCATCGACATCCCCCAGTTCTACGCCCTGTTGGGGCAGAACGCGCATCGCACCGCCGCGGTGCGCTCGTTGCGGCGCGCCTGGGTGCAGCCCTCGCTGGGCGCCCCGTACTTGGCGATCGGCCTGGATCTGTACGACACCGGAGCGGCGGCGGTGCAGTCGGTGCGGGTGATGATGGAGCAGTCGATCACCGCCGTGCCGGACGGGCTGCCGGTCTCCACGGTCGCGCTCTCGGACGAGTACGACCCCGTCGCCATGTGGATGCGGGCCAACGCCCGCCCGTTCTTCGACCGTGACGCCTATGGCGCCGCGCCCGCCGCGCCGCCGTCGTACGGCTACGGCTATCCGCCGCCGCGTCCCGCGTACTGA
- a CDS encoding enhanced serine sensitivity protein SseB yields the protein MSFPEQYGVAPAHGGFPDGGYAAHSAFPGNELEEVMAASVDVPGAGARIVETLSRSHLWIPLPNGGGPGSPSLDLPTMEIDGGAYVPVFSSEQQFLQLVGPHMSFTIAPAVEFARGLPPQLGIAVNPGGAVVVPLPPPAVRELCRAGRTELDGPAAGGRVRLFEPDWQDEPVDFLAAAGIEFAKGTGVRTARRALASVEGDEPALFVGVQLDEPDPEGQARAVEALGRALGSVPVPWKVQLVLLDVAQGDPVADWMLGRVRPFYDRDL from the coding sequence ATGAGCTTCCCGGAGCAGTACGGAGTGGCCCCGGCGCACGGAGGATTCCCGGACGGCGGATATGCCGCGCATTCGGCGTTTCCCGGCAATGAGCTCGAAGAGGTGATGGCCGCCTCCGTCGACGTCCCCGGGGCCGGAGCGCGCATCGTCGAGACGCTCTCCCGCAGCCACCTCTGGATCCCGCTGCCCAACGGCGGGGGCCCGGGCAGCCCGAGCCTCGATCTGCCCACGATGGAGATCGACGGCGGCGCGTATGTCCCGGTGTTCAGCTCCGAGCAGCAGTTCCTCCAGCTCGTCGGCCCCCATATGTCCTTCACCATCGCCCCGGCCGTGGAGTTCGCCCGCGGGCTGCCGCCCCAGCTCGGCATCGCGGTGAACCCCGGTGGCGCGGTGGTCGTACCGCTGCCTCCGCCCGCCGTCCGGGAGTTGTGCCGCGCCGGGCGTACCGAGCTCGACGGCCCGGCCGCCGGTGGCCGGGTGCGGCTCTTCGAACCGGACTGGCAGGACGAGCCGGTGGACTTCCTGGCCGCCGCCGGGATCGAGTTCGCCAAGGGCACCGGGGTGCGGACCGCCCGGCGCGCCCTGGCCAGCGTCGAGGGCGACGAGCCGGCGCTCTTCGTCGGGGTGCAGCTCGACGAGCCCGACCCCGAGGGGCAGGCGCGCGCGGTGGAGGCGCTCGGCCGCGCCCTCGGTTCGGTGCCGGTGCCGTGGAAGGTTCAGCTGGTGCTGCTGGACGTGGCGCAGGGCGATCCGGTGGCCGACTGGATGCTGGGACGGGTGCGTCCGTTCTACGACCGTGACCTCTGA
- a CDS encoding AAA family ATPase: MTVHGQGTYATTQRLLPARRGRIPSGSTARPGRRSAVRDLRAGAEGGGADPRELRFPAGDVLVASGLPGSGKSTLINRTVPLLDETGAVVIRVDSQNTREAWERRLPGWLPYALYRPLVRYAHYAGLHRALRSGASVVVHDCGALPWVRRWLARDVRRRGRGLHMVLLDVGATEALEGQAARGRGVSAYAFGRHLRAMRRLITGMEEGRPPRGCASAVLLDRRGASALRCISFE, from the coding sequence ATCACGGTGCATGGGCAGGGAACGTACGCGACGACACAGAGGCTCCTGCCGGCGCGGCGTGGCCGCATCCCCTCCGGGTCGACGGCACGCCCCGGTCGGAGAAGCGCGGTGCGCGATCTGCGCGCCGGGGCGGAGGGCGGCGGCGCGGACCCGCGTGAGCTGCGCTTTCCGGCAGGGGATGTGCTGGTCGCCTCCGGGCTGCCGGGCAGCGGCAAGAGCACGCTGATCAACCGCACGGTGCCGCTTCTGGACGAGACGGGCGCGGTCGTCATCAGGGTCGACTCGCAGAACACCCGCGAGGCATGGGAGCGCCGGCTGCCCGGCTGGCTGCCGTACGCGCTCTACCGCCCGCTGGTCCGGTACGCCCACTACGCCGGGCTGCACCGGGCGCTGCGCTCGGGCGCGAGCGTCGTGGTGCACGACTGCGGCGCGCTGCCGTGGGTGCGCCGCTGGCTGGCGCGGGACGTGCGGCGCCGGGGCCGTGGCCTCCATATGGTGCTGCTGGACGTGGGCGCCACGGAGGCGCTGGAGGGCCAGGCCGCGCGTGGCCGCGGGGTCTCCGCCTACGCCTTCGGGCGGCATCTGCGCGCGATGCGGCGGCTGATCACCGGGATGGAGGAGGGGCGGCCGCCGCGGGGGTGCGCGTCGGCGGTGCTGCTGGACCGGCGAGGCGCGAGCGCGCTGCGCTGCATCTCCTTCGAGTGA
- the gcvT gene encoding glycine cleavage system aminomethyltransferase GcvT codes for MTDAPPTPRRTALDARHRALGATMTDFAGWDMPLRYGSERDEHTAVRTRAGLFDLSHMGEISLIGPQAGEALDHALVGRLSALAVGRARYTMICDDEGGILDDLIVYRLGDEEFLVVANAANAQVVLDALTGRAGGFEATVRDDRDAYALLAVQGPESPGILKRLTDADLDGLKYYAGLPGTVAGVPAMIARTGYTGEDGFELFLAPDDAERVWEALTEAGAPVGLVPCGLSCRDTLRLEAGMPLYGHELTTDTTPFDAGLGRVVKFDKPGDFVGREALEAASHQADTVPPRTLVGLIASGRRVPRAGYAVVAADGSAIGQVTSGAPSPTLGKPIAMAYVDPEYAKPGTEGVFVDIRGAREPYEVVALPFYKRER; via the coding sequence GTGACCGACGCCCCGCCCACCCCACGCCGTACCGCGCTGGACGCGCGGCACCGCGCGCTCGGCGCCACCATGACCGACTTCGCCGGCTGGGACATGCCGCTGCGCTACGGCAGCGAGCGCGACGAGCACACCGCGGTGCGCACCCGCGCCGGGCTCTTCGACCTCTCCCACATGGGTGAGATCTCTCTCATCGGTCCGCAGGCCGGGGAGGCCCTGGACCACGCGCTGGTCGGCCGGCTGTCCGCGCTCGCCGTGGGCCGTGCCCGCTACACCATGATCTGCGACGACGAGGGCGGCATCCTGGACGACCTGATCGTCTACCGCCTCGGCGACGAGGAGTTCCTGGTCGTGGCCAACGCCGCCAACGCCCAGGTGGTGCTGGACGCGCTGACCGGGCGGGCCGGCGGTTTCGAGGCGACCGTGAGGGACGACCGCGACGCCTACGCGCTGCTCGCCGTCCAGGGCCCCGAGTCCCCGGGGATCCTGAAGCGCCTGACCGACGCGGACCTGGACGGGCTGAAGTACTACGCCGGGCTGCCGGGCACCGTCGCGGGCGTCCCCGCCATGATCGCCCGCACCGGCTACACGGGCGAGGACGGCTTCGAGCTGTTCCTGGCGCCGGACGACGCCGAGCGGGTCTGGGAGGCGCTGACCGAGGCCGGGGCCCCGGTGGGCCTGGTCCCCTGCGGTCTCTCCTGCCGGGACACCCTGCGGCTCGAGGCGGGCATGCCGCTGTACGGGCATGAGCTGACCACCGACACCACCCCCTTCGACGCGGGGCTCGGCCGGGTGGTGAAGTTCGACAAGCCGGGCGACTTCGTCGGCCGCGAGGCCCTGGAGGCCGCGTCCCACCAGGCGGACACCGTCCCCCCGCGCACCCTGGTCGGCCTGATCGCTTCAGGCCGCCGGGTGCCGCGCGCCGGATACGCCGTGGTGGCCGCCGACGGCTCGGCGATCGGCCAGGTCACCTCGGGCGCGCCCTCCCCGACGCTGGGCAAGCCGATCGCGATGGCGTACGTGGACCCGGAGTACGCGAAGCCCGGCACCGAAGGGGTCTTCGTGGACATCCGCGGTGCCCGGGAGCCGTACGAGGTCGTGGCGCTCCCCTTCTACAAGCGCGAGCGCTGA
- the gcvH gene encoding glycine cleavage system protein GcvH yields the protein MSNPQQLRYSKEHEWLSAAGEDGVSTIGITEFAANALGDVVYVQLPDVGSTVSAGDTCGELESTKSVSDLYTPVSGEVTEINEDVVNDPALVNSAPFEGGWLFKVRVTSEPEDLLSADEYTAFAEN from the coding sequence ATGAGCAACCCCCAGCAGCTGCGGTACAGCAAGGAGCACGAGTGGCTGTCGGCCGCCGGCGAGGACGGCGTGTCGACGATCGGCATCACCGAATTCGCGGCCAACGCGCTCGGCGATGTCGTCTATGTCCAGCTCCCGGACGTCGGCTCCACGGTCTCCGCCGGTGACACCTGCGGTGAGCTGGAGTCCACCAAGTCGGTCAGCGATCTGTACACGCCGGTCTCCGGTGAGGTCACCGAGATCAACGAGGACGTGGTGAACGATCCGGCGCTGGTGAATTCCGCCCCCTTCGAGGGCGGCTGGCTGTTCAAGGTGAGGGTGACGAGCGAGCCGGAGGACCTGCTCTCCGCCGACGAGTACACCGCCTTCGCCGAAAACTGA